atagagactgggagtggctaagtcattatgcaaggtaacctatttccccttgttttttcctaccccccaccccccgacgttcttgttaaaccctggatttgtgctggaaatggcccaccttgattatcatacacattgtaaggagagtgatcactttagataagctatttgcagcaggagagtggggtgggaggaggtattttttcattctttgtgtgtatataaaaagatcttctacactttccacagtatgcatccaatgaagtgagctgtagctcacgaaagcttatgctcaaataaattggttagtctctagggtgccacaagtactccttttctttttgcgaatacagactaacacggctgttactctgaaacctttcaccttggtgtaaatcaagagtaatccCATTCAGTCAATAGGCCTGATTATCTTCTcactcagccagtgtaaatcaggagtaaccccattgtagtcaatgggatttatgctcctctctctcactcagcctaatgtaaatcaagagtaactccactggagtcaatgaggCAGATTCTCTCACCCCCATTCCCAGATTACATCAATCTTCACAAGATAAGGATCTGATCTTAAGTCAAGGAAATTATGGTGGTTTACACAAAAGGACAGATATTTTAATAGTCTAATCCTGACCAttgtccttgtccttccctctaCAGGCAGCTCATAAAGTACTGAGAAAGAAAATGTCCAACCGAACCACTGTGACCGCATTCCTTCTCctgggattctctgatgttcCAGAGGTGCAGATTTTATACTTCATACTGCTCTTAGTAATTTACCTGGCAGCACTGATGGAGAATCTTCTTATCTTCACAGCCATAGCACTTGACCACCAGCGTCACACTCCCATGTACTTCTTCTTGATGAATCTGTCTGTTGTAGATCTTGGCTCCATCTCTGTCAATATCCCCAAATCAATGGCTAATTCCGTAACCCACACTAGGTCAATTTCCTATGCCGGATGTGTCGTCCAGGTTTTTTTCCTTGTCTTCTTGATAGGAACAAACGTTTTCCTTCTCACCATCATGGCGTACGACCGATACGTCGCCATCTGCCGACCACTGCACTATGAGAGAGTGATGAACAGGAGATCTTGTGTCCAAATGGCAGCCGGTGCCTGGACCAGCGGTTGTCTCAGTTCTGCACTGCACACCGGGAACACGTTTTCGATAACCTTCTGTGGAGGCAACATGGTGGAtcagttcttctgtgaaatcCCCCAGCTACTCAAGCTCGCCTGCTCTGACTCATACCTCAGTGAAGTTCAGATTCTCACCTTTAGTGCATCCTTAGGCTTAAGCTGCTTTGTTTTAATAACTTTTTCTTATGTTCAGATCTTCAAAACGGCGCTGAGAATCGCCCCTGAGCAAGGATGCCATAAAGCCTTCTCTACCTGTCTTCCTCACCTCATTGTGATCTCTTTATTTGTTTTCACTTGCATCTTTGCCTACCTGAAACCCACCTCTAGTTCTGCATCGGGTCTGGATCTCGTGGTGGCTCTTCTCTACTCCATGTTACCGTCAGTGATGAATCCAGTTATCTATAGCATGAGGAACAAGGAGATCAAAGCTTCATTGAGGAGACTGACTGGGTGGATGTTATTCACCAAGATTTAAGTATGTGTCTGTAAATAATCTTTTGCTTTGTTTCTCCTGGTCCATGTCAGTTATTTCCATAACAACACAATGCATACACAGAAGATCCAGTTTCTACTCTTGGCTGCATCAATGCAAATCCAAATTAACTCCACAGATGTCAATGCACttgggctgatttacaccatcagaAGTTCTGGCCTAATAATGGAGTTAAACTGGTGTGCATTTTGTGAGAGGGAAGAATTGGGCTTTCATTCTGTGCCAAAGCAATGCCTGTTAAACTGCTTTGCCACTTATACCCATTTCAGGGTCACTTAAAAACAAGGAACTTCTTTCCCTTGTGCGCATAAATCAGGAGTGGTGTCAAAGGAGTcagactggtgtaaatctggtATATGGGAGAGCAGACTCTGACCTCAACTCTGACCTCCGCAAACCAGTGTAGTGCCATTGACCTTGATAGAGCTTAACCAATTTACACCACTTGGGGTCTGGCCtcttgactttagtggagctacATCTATTTACACCAGGTGGGGACTGGACTCATTGAGTCCAATGCCGTGATGCCAACTGACACAAGCTGTAGATCTTACATCTACATTTGAATGTCAAGGAGCTcattctatttagcttaacaaagagatggttaagaggtgatttgatcacagtctacaagtacatacacagagaacaaatatttgaaaatgcgctcttcagtctagcagagtgGGTAGTAccaggatccaatggctggaagttgaaggcaaattcagactggaaataaggcatacaatttttaactttatttgtattgtttttgtataaaatataaacacataacaaaacaaaacattaatacATGCACAAGATGGAAATACAATATATATAACAAAATTCAATGTTCATTATTTGGAAAacctggaaaaaacaaaagaaaaaacaaacaaatacaaccCTGAATCCATAGAGATCATGCAGGGCATCAATTATTAAAGTGACTAAATAGATGAATAAATGagtcattttttttccattaatgcaGTTGTAGAGAGATCACTAAGGTAGTCTGTGTATGACGGAGGAAGTGCAGATTTCCATTTTCTCAAAATAACTCTTTTGGACACTAAAATAGTTACTGCAATCCGTTTCTTAATGTCAACTGGTAATACCAACTCATCCAGCACCCCTAAAATACACAAGCTTGGAGAAGGAAAGATAGCAACACTTTAAGTTTTTGAGAGAACGCTGAATATACATTTTTAGGCAGGTGTGTGAAATTTTTGGATGATGTGTGAAAGGTTGGCATGTGGCTGTTTGCATCTCCAACAGTCACTATGTGTTGCCAATCTTCCCTTAAACAAATGTTCTGGAGCCCAGAGGTACCTGTTTACTATCTTGTTCTGGAAGAATCACAAGGATAAAGAACTTGAATTATTTTTCACATTAAGCCAGATACCCTCCCAGGCTTCTGTTGTGATAAAAAGGCTAAGTTctttttcccatttttctttgAGGCTGCGATTGAGAGGGTAATGCAAAACATTAAGCCACCTACAATTCCTACAAATTGACTTTTTTCCCCATATTTCTTAACATGTTCTTCTAGAGGTGAAAGAGTTGAAACAGACCGATCATCCCCAATCCTTGCATGAATCCTTCATCATAGTAACTGAAGGAAAGAACTGTGAGACAGTAATCGCTGATATTTGTTAGACTTGTAATCGAAGGATGCCAGTCTATTATCTTGTATTATATCTTCAATTTTTGTTCATCCTTTTTCTATCCAAATTGTCTTAAGCGTGGAATTGACCTTGATCCTGAGGCACCGGGTATCCCATAGTGGTACGAGAAGAGAATTAGTAAGATCAGATACTGTAAtcatcttagccctggtctacactaggactttaggtcgaatttagcagcgttaaatcgatgtaaacctgcacccgtccacacgatgaagccctttatttcgaattaaagggctcttaaaatcgatttccttattccaccccgacaagtggattagcgcttaaatcggccttgccgggtcaaatttgggatactgtggacacaattcgacggtattggcctccgggagctatctcagagtgctccattgtgactgctctggatagcactctctactcagatgcacgattgcctttgctctgacgcagggagggacgactgacgacacggcttacagggttggtttacagggagttaaaatcaacaaacggggtggctttacatcaaggagtatttcaggcaggacttcacggagggttccaataagaaatgatgcacctaagttattgttcttattggaacaaggaggttagtctggtctctgattgatacatggctagatttatctcgctgcaccttctctgtgagtgactgcagtgtgacctagaggaatgagtcccctagacggggggcggggggagggttgcaaatgagtacaaaacaaatctggtctatttcttgtttt
This genomic interval from Caretta caretta isolate rCarCar2 chromosome 14, rCarCar1.hap1, whole genome shotgun sequence contains the following:
- the LOC125621454 gene encoding olfactory receptor 14A16-like: MSNRTTVTAFLLLGFSDVPEVQILYFILLLVIYLAALMENLLIFTAIALDHQRHTPMYFFLMNLSVVDLGSISVNIPKSMANSVTHTRSISYAGCVVQVFFLVFLIGTNVFLLTIMAYDRYVAICRPLHYERVMNRRSCVQMAAGAWTSGCLSSALHTGNTFSITFCGGNMVDQFFCEIPQLLKLACSDSYLSEVQILTFSASLGLSCFVLITFSYVQIFKTALRIAPEQGCHKAFSTCLPHLIVISLFVFTCIFAYLKPTSSSASGLDLVVALLYSMLPSVMNPVIYSMRNKEIKASLRRLTGWMLFTKI